tgactaattatttttgtatttaTAGATCCTTGCTATACTCGACAAACTAAAGGAGGAAAGGGAACAGCAAGAAGGAAAAGACGGGGAGGAAGATGCAGAAGGTTCATATgtatcagaagaagaagaaggtgactgGGATGCAGACGAGCCAGATGAGGAGGACATCATTTACGTGAAATAGCCCATCGCTTCCTAGGAACTTGGTCATCATTGATCCTACCTCAAAACACTGCAGGTGTGCTTCTAGAACTTGGAAGTTTCGTGATTATGATGCCTTTTACCAAGCGCCACAATTAGCTTAGAAATTTTTATGATGCTTTCTGCTTTCAAGTGCATGGGTTTGAACCCAGGTGCTTGCAGGTTGTGTGATTACCTCCCTAAAAGGGTTCAGTACTCACCTCCCTTAAGACAAAGCCAAGGGAATGTGTCCCACCATGGTCAAGTTTTTGTTTTTCTGTGTTTGTAGGTTGTCTGATGTCAAGTTCAAGCACTTCCAATGCATATTAAACTATTGTGTGTGCCATGTGGAAAAATTAGGTTGGAACAACtgttgtaattttttttaaaagtaaaCAAACTAAATTGGGTCATCAGAGGACAAATGGCCAACGGAAACTGATATGATTTTAAAggaaaccaattttattttgAAGAAAACATTTAGACCAGGACCAACAAATGGCTCAAGAGTCAGAGGACAAGACATGATAATGATAATGATAATAGAATTGAGCTTTTGTTTGTTATTCCAAGTTGTGCTAAGCGCATTTGGTTTAAGCTGTTTTAGTTGTTCAGCAAACAGATGTCTAATGCTGGTACAAGATAAGAAAGTGTAGAAGagatgcatcttttcttttcaaCTTCATATTTTAACTTTGAAGATATGTATGAAAAATTGTTCAGGTCCACCACGTATTTCTTTTCTGACCGTGTTGGAGTTTGCCAGTAGTACTGGTGTTGTTCTTTGTAAGCATGATATATAGAGTTATGCGTCCTCAGGCTATCATTTTGTCTTCTTAAAATTATTTTCTGATGCATAGTACCAGTAATGTTCTAAATGTAAATGGTATAACTAAACTGTGCAGTTCTCTTCGGAGTCTAATCCAGTGAAGTTCATAACTCACTGCTCATCTGCTTGCCGAAGGGCTTCAAGGAATCTCGGCACTTGAAGAGGTTTGCAGAGACACCTCTTTTTGCCGATTGAAGCAGGTCATATCACACCCCTGCTGCCGATTAGAAGCTGGTCATATCCTTTCTTCATGGCTCGTCGATACAGAGGATATTCTAAAGAGGAATTTGGAAGATATATAATCATCTTTCTGCCACTAGATAATGATATCTGACCATCGGTGCAAGACAGTTTTGACTGATGTTCATTCCTGTCTTATGTTAACTAGTACTTGTTCAATGTGTATCTTTCCTAGTTCTTTTTTCAAGAATGTTTGCCTAGTTATCTTGCTGTGTTTCAGTTTCCATTTTCTTCTATGGTTTGGGTACAGTCTTTACCTCTTTCTCATCATTATGTAATAGAGTAACATCAGTTTAATGATAAAAGAGCACTTTGTCATCTGAGCTAGTACAAAAAATGATCTGGACAAAGTTACAAATGTACCCTCCAGCTGAGCTGCTTCTGGAAATTAGTAGTCCTTCAGTTCCTAAGGTGGTTTGTGCTTTAATTGAATTGATCTGCTGTTCTAGTACAGCTATGGTTATTCAGGTGACCATCATGAGAAGCATGACTTGCCTTTTCAGCTCTTAATTTTATGCGCTGCAGCAATTCTATTTAGTTTCAACTTTTCACCAGCGAAAATTTTCATTAGCTAGAAGAGGATTGTGAAAGCTGAAGAGTACTGTGGTGAACTGGTGATCCAATCTCCTGCATGTGCCTACTTATTTTGGGCAGGCATTACAAATACTGAACAACACATTTTGCCATCGTGAAATTGCTGATGCTAACGGCTCATCTGGTTCAAGCAATCTGCTGAACACACATCTAAAGAGGATGAAGTCTTGTTACAAGCACAAGTAACTCAACTGATCTGGTAATTCTTTCAATACTGCCTTTTTTTGTGAACTTCAtatcatcttcttgaatgttttTCCTTGTACATCAAGAGATATTTCTTAAGTGCATTTTTTAAATAGAATATCTAGGGACTGGGGTCATCAGGAGCTTCCTGCACTCCATCACATCCTTCAGTACCCCTGTTCTTTTTTCCTGCTGTTTTGCTAGATGTCTATTGCTCTGTTGATTCACTGAAATACAAACACAAACTCTTTCCTAATCAACCTAGGTTTAAATTCTGTGTCTTTCAAGTTTTACAGCGTATCAAATGTGTTTACCAGATGCTATAACTTATGCACATGATAAAGAATATGAATTAGGCCTACTCATCTATGCATTTTGTTTCAGGAGGAAAGAGTGTCTACAGAAGCTATCAGTAGAGTATCAGCTGTTGTCTTTGGATGAACAAAGTGCAGACTGCAGAAGATACTGAATGGCTTTCCACTAAGAAATGTGCACCAAACGCGGCAGACTGCACTGTGTTAAAAAAAGGAGAACCAAAAAGGTTCTGAGAAAGATGGTAACCAATGGAAGAACCACTGCATGTCCTATGGTTGGTCCCTTTCTTTCAGAACGAGATCCGTTGACCTCATTTATGCATAATGCAAGCCTGAAGAAACTAATGAAGATCGAAAACCTCATGCTGACCTTTAGAAGGACCATTTCTCTTGAGTTGATGTTGAAATGGTAGGATTCTACACCTCCAATGGTGTTTATTCTGTCCATTCAGTTATCAGATTTAGGGGGGTTGTCGCTGTTTTTACTCCTGTCTGGCTGCTCTGTGTCCCACTAGGATTCACATCTTTCTGCGGCTTTTGTAACTAGAAATAATTTGAACAAGGAAAGTAGATGATCTCCCTTGCCTGTTTTGCAATGAAAATGAGTCTTTTTGCCACCTCTTTTTTGAAAGCTTGGTGGCCAGAAACCTTTGGAATATCATCTCAGATGCTTTACAGGCCCAGGTAGGGGCTGATTTGTCAGCTGCTGGTGAATCAACAATAAAGGAAATGCAGTATTGAATTGTGTTTGTGCTGCCTCTCTTTGGTCCTTTTGGGAATATCGAAATGCAGATATTCTACTCTATTTTGTCAATCAGTCGCACAACTCAAAGCTGTGCTAGAAAACATGTAAACCTATGTCAAGTTGTCAACCCGACACAACTAAAAAGGTTTCAAACAGCCCATATTCCTGCAAGCATTGTAGCTACCATCTCACAATTTTCAGTGGCTTTATCATACATTGGAACTGCAATGTGATTCTAGCTTGATAGGTGCTGATGTAATGTTATGGAGAGGATGTTTACAAATCAAAGACAAGCAAAATCTACAGTCTGAATGCAAATTCTGCTACTTCCTCTTGTTGaaacgaaaaaaaaatgcaagtccGCTACCTAGGAATGTCACTTGTAAAACTGGAATTGCTCCTGGAGCTAAGAGCACCAGTACATTGGTTTCAGACTTCATAGAGCAACAGAAATACTCTAGTGTACAGCGTTTCTGATGGCACTGCAGAGTTTGCTTGACAGCTGGAGTCAAAGGAGTTTCCTTGACAGCTCAACTGTCGGTGATATCTacaaaataaaggaaaagaaaaacaatcaaGTTTGAAAAAGAAACAACACCTTGAAAGACAGGTTCAAGACGCAAGTACAGCATGCCTTTATTGTAGGAAGCATGTATACAATCGTGCGAGTGAAATGTAAGGATTTATAGAGTACATTCCCATGAAGTGTGTTAGATGTAGTGCTTCTTTGTATATGTTCACAGCTGTCCCTGGAATAGAGATTAGAGTTGCTCATTCCTCTCTTCCAGCAAAATCCATAGTGAGGAAGGTGTTGGTGGGGTCTGGAACTCTGGATGCACGGAATGACAACTTGTACAATTGCATCACAGAAGCGGCAGCGATGCATGAACTGAAAGATGGAAAATTCTCAAAATTTCTTACCAGAAGAACCACGAGCAGGTGTGAGCGTGGTGCATTACTACCATCCCCAAAGTATAATTGTGCGCAGAACATCCACAGATCAATGTGCAACATGGCATCTTTCCTTGACCCTCAAAAGTGGAGTATACCTTCCTTTGCCTTCCTGTTATGCATGCATGGAGTCTCGTAGAATTGGGTTCTTTCTTCCATTAGCTGGGTTTAGGAATGACTTCCCACTCAGCTAATACTGAGTACTTAACTCGTCTGTGTAGTTCAGATCTCCGGAACAGCTTTCTGTAATTCTTAAAGCCCTGATGGCATTTGATGGTCCTTTCAATTGCTTCATATCATGCCAACTTGTATCAGCTTTCCTGCTGTGTCTTAACTGTTTGAGATCTTGCCATCTGAGTGACACTGATACCTTTGATGCTTGAACCTTTTTAACTATTTGAAATTTTGTGAAATATGGAGTGGCAAACTTATGAGCAATAGCTCTTCTTGAAATCCTTAAAATCGAATAAAAAGCAACAATTTTGAACCCCTAAAACATCAAATAACATGGAACCAGGGGAGTAATTAGTCAAAAAATAGCATTGTATAAGATTGATAACAGCGACAAAAGGAGACTACAAGACTCAACTGTTCAGGTCAATGCCATTCACCATTTGATAAAATTACAATGATATCGCTTTTTTAAGTGTCATTTCACAATATTTTTGGTACCAAATGACCAATCATCAAGTCTAGAAATGTAGCTTTTTCATGATAAAAATAACAAACAGATGATGTTCATTTACCTGAATGGTTTTCAAGGCCAATCATGTTCAAAAGCAAACCCTTTGAGTTGACTCAGGTTACTgaaaacagaaaaggaaaatgattcTATAACCCAGTCTCCAGCTTAAGATTTCAAGTAAATCTTGAACACAATCAAATGTACACAGAAGATAAATTCACAAAAATCTTTTTCTTTGGTGCCCATAAGTTGGGTTCAGCATAGACCGCTTTCTTCTGTTCTTCCAAAACTcgtctttcttttcctttctggGTTTTAAGCCAGACTTGCCTTTTATGATTCCCTGTATGGCACTCTTATCCTTTATATTCTTTCTTGCAGCCTTCACATCCAAAGTATTCAACAGCTTTCTGTATGATCTAGGATCAGGTACTTGCCCACTTCGAACCATCTGCTTGTGGTAATAGAATGCCCTTGAAAAGTCACGAACACGGGCATATGCGTATATCATTGTACAATATGTAATGGAGTCTGGTTTTAGTTCCAGAGCAGCCATCTCTTTCAGGAGTTGGGGCAATTTGTAATGCTGTCCGCCCCTTCCATAAGCATTCATCAAAATGTTATATGTCATGACAGTAGGCTTTAAACCAATCTTTCCAAATTCATATATAGCATCTCTTGCCTGAAGGTACAACCCATGTTTTGCTAAACAATCAAGTACCATGTGGAATATGACTCTTGTTGCTCCAATCTTCTCATCGATCATAGTTTTCCATGTCTCCATTAGCTTCTCTGTGTCACCAGCTCCCCTAAGAGTGTCAAGTAAAGCTGTATATGTTTCTAAGGTAGGTTTAAGTCCTTCTCTTTTCATATCTACATATATGCTATGAGCTTTTGCATGCAGTCCATTAACTGCATATGCACAAAGTAGTGCAGTGTATGAAGAAGATAATGGCTTAATGCCATCTGTCTTCATCCTCAAGAAAGCATCTTCAGCCTCTTTACTCCTTTTCTTCTGGCGCCCGTAAGCGCTTATGAGACAATTGTATGATTCAGGACTTGGTCTTATACTTAAATCTTGCATCTCCAGAAGTAACGATTCAACAACTTCTGGCTGCAATCTTCTACTGTAAGCATCCATAAGGATATTATAAGTTGCTTTTGTTGGTTGCAAACCTTTTTCTTTCATCTCAACAAAGAGCCCCTCAGCTTCTTCAATTTGGTTAGATTTGCAGTATGCTTTCATTAACGTGTCATATATCCTTGTATTTGATACAATTCCTCTCTTCTCCATTTCTGACTGGATGATTAAAGCTTCCTTTTTGAGTCCCTCACAACAAAAGATATTTATCAAAGCAACACCAACATCCAAGCTCCAGTTTACTCCTTTTCTGTTCATCCGTTGCAAAAATTCCCATGCATCCTTGGCAGATGCCCTGGTCTTCTTCATAATATTAAGCATCATTGAAGATGTCCTGTGATCAGGTTGGACATTGTTCTTTTCCATAAGCTCAAAAATTTCCCAGGCACCATCATATCTGAAGGAAAGTATAAACATGCTCATCATATATTCAATATTAAATAACGAGTACAAAGAAGAAATGCAGCACATTTTCTACCACTCCTATTCAAACCCGTCATTAAACAATGTTCTTGCATGCAGTTTGTTATCACCAGCTATATATTTCTCCATATATATTGTTCAGAttctaaaaaaatagaaatagtGAGATAAATCAAATGGACTTGAATACCCTATTGATTAGTTAGTAACACCAATCTGGACTTCATTATAATGTTTCTCCAAGCCATCCAACAGGTACACCACCAGCAATTATTAATACAAAATGCTTTGGGAATAATCAAGATTTTCATAAAAGAATGGCTTGATTAAATAATACACCTAAATTCATCCTCAACTTCCAAAACTTTTTGAAAACTTGAACACAACTGTCTACTTAGAATCCCATCCACTTGATCTGAATATATAAACCAattgaaaaggaaagaaaatgtcTGCAGCTAAGTGTATAGATAGTCCTAGTTATTACCTATCAAAATTTTCTTTCCCAACATTCAACAGTACTGACTAGTTAGCTGTCATATTTAGCCCCACAAAATCTTCATCTAAGTGATTATCTAAATGCACAGAACATGTGCTAATAAACCTTGAACTAGTCATTTTTAAATGGTATGAAATATGGACAATGCATAAAGAATAGCACTATGAATCCTCGACACAAATTAAGACAATGCTCACCTCTCACAGTAGGCAACAGCAGATATCGCGGCATTGTAAACAACTGCCTCGCGGAACTCCCTCTCAGAAGGTAATCTTGCCACAATCTCCAAGACCTCATCAGCCATCCGGCACCGCCCAAGCGCAACAATACCTGCCAACCATACCTGCGGTGACACCGGCACCGGCTGCTTCTCCCGCAACCACTGGAACAGGTGTGCACAGTCCAATTTCAGTCCCTCTTCAGACATCCTCCTCAATAATTCCACGCAAACCTCCTCGTTGAGGTCCCCATGGTTGTAACCGGCCAAGAACTCGGTGAAAGCTGAgtgacccgccgccgccaggctccTTGCGAAGGAGAGGATTTCCTCCATGgctgccgtggtggtggtgcaaACGCCGCTCACCCCTTCTTGGCTTGGCAAGAAGGAGGTCGGGTCCAACCACTCGCATCCTCCTCCATTGTCgacctcatcctcctcttcttcttggtaGTGCTGCTCCTCGCGCTGCTGCGCTCGGAAGGGGCTGACAG
Above is a genomic segment from Setaria viridis chromosome 4, Setaria_viridis_v4.0, whole genome shotgun sequence containing:
- the LOC117852909 gene encoding pentatricopeptide repeat-containing protein At5g50280, chloroplastic, giving the protein MALQAQQLPSFSVTSPTLRTLRLICPIKSPPPSSRWFVHSSSQFDTPRRRRYQAAYPPDLFLEEQGNEGHDDREESVGSWGGPTSPFRAHLRYGSQNDTDGEGGRYASEDEQELQDSDEDETEGREEVGEWDPPVSPFRAQQREEQHYQEEEEDEVDNGGGCEWLDPTSFLPSQEGVSGVCTTTTAAMEEILSFARSLAAAGHSAFTEFLAGYNHGDLNEEVCVELLRRMSEEGLKLDCAHLFQWLREKQPVPVSPQVWLAGIVALGRCRMADEVLEIVARLPSEREFREAVVYNAAISAVAYCERYDGAWEIFELMEKNNVQPDHRTSSMMLNIMKKTRASAKDAWEFLQRMNRKGVNWSLDVGVALINIFCCEGLKKEALIIQSEMEKRGIVSNTRIYDTLMKAYCKSNQIEEAEGLFVEMKEKGLQPTKATYNILMDAYSRRLQPEVVESLLLEMQDLSIRPSPESYNCLISAYGRQKKRSKEAEDAFLRMKTDGIKPLSSSYTALLCAYAVNGLHAKAHSIYVDMKREGLKPTLETYTALLDTLRGAGDTEKLMETWKTMIDEKIGATRVIFHMVLDCLAKHGLYLQARDAIYEFGKIGLKPTVMTYNILMNAYGRGGQHYKLPQLLKEMAALELKPDSITYCTMIYAYARVRDFSRAFYYHKQMVRSGQVPDPRSYRKLLNTLDVKAARKNIKDKSAIQGIIKGKSGLKPRKEKKDEFWKNRRKRSMLNPTYGHQRKRFL